AAACCCGGTTTGGCTTTTAGATCTTTGGGGATCGTTTGCAGTCTTTCTTCCCGATCTCTTCTCCTTGGAAAAGATTTGTTATGAACTCTCCAGAACCAGATCCAAATGCCTTTGAGTAATGTTACTGATAGGATCGATTTCTAGGGTTTGTtattcttcatgtttttttcCTCACGTTTGGGCTTTTTTTAGTTCTCTTTCAAACCGACCCTCATTTCGCTTCATTAAAACTTACGTTCCCGCCAACTCTTCAATGTTCGTTGGCTCCCCCTCCCTCcaacatttaaaatatatatatacatatgaaaaaaattaaaaaaaaaaagtgtaaacatatgatttttaatattttaaataataaaattataccATGGAGACCCAAAATAGGGATCACATTTCTCAGTACTCGTCCTGATCAATTGGAATAACCCGACGAGTTATACCATATAAATCctttccccccctttttttttgggatccaacttttttaataataaattaaattatcttaagtgtatgtaatttaattaagaaatgaatttattatatactaacaaaagttatcaaaaaaattaaatgtaactaaactaaattttatttttacccatttatttctcatttctcaaaaaaaattgcatttaactttttttctatGAATTGTTACTCAAAAATGAAACcaagaacataaaaaattattcaaaaataaaaataaataatactaaaagaacaaaattagGAATAGAATAAATCTActacacaattttaaaacccAATCTCTTATCTAataacaaaaccaaaataaactAACTATCATTGATcccaataattttttagttagACTAAATATCCactaatttcaattaatttttttaaaaataaaaaattaggatgctttctcaaattaaaaaattaattttaataatagatTAGATATCTTAATCATAAatctataaatttggaaatatacaatatgaaaataagttttaatttaagtttttttacattttcttaaCAACTAAGCACAATTagaaattctaattaatatttgattaccAAATTCTTAACgtattaaatatttaatcatGATAagagtaataaattttaatattttggaaatttggtaatgtattgaatttttttttttccaaattattagtttttaaattaaaataaaaaagtattataACTAATTTTGTGAATAATTTTAACATGTAAAAATCATTAACATACTTAAAACactaataaaagcaaataatttaacatttaaTAGCATTTCTacactaataaaaaatagtctAAATATTTAATGGCATTCAACTTCATTCAAATTTTGGTCAAACTCACATTTAttaagatgataaaaaaaataaaaataaacacccGTGATTTAGAATTTTCTAGGTGATATCCTTAGGAAAATCTTAATTTTGTGACTATCATGTTGCAGGCTCTGTTTTTCCAAGTAGACAAATTCAATATCTAACCTAACACCAAACTGCACGACCGTCCAAATCCATGTAGCAACCAAGATTTAAAAGGCCAATTGACTACAACAGTTAAAGGGTAGCTTCCCGGAAACTCCAGGCTCAGACCTTTTCCAAAGAAGCAAGCAGGGTGACCATGACTTTTTTTAGTCTCCCATCCCATTTCACAGATTGAATAGGTCACCCATCAGCAGTTTCTATAGCTGTGGACAGTAGGAAGGAGGTTAGAGAGTCCTTTTAAAAATGACCAAAAGGAGCCCCACTGCAGTTCGCTTGTCTGATTCCATTCAAAAACAACACCAGGAAAATTTCAGGAGCAAGTAAAATGTGGTCCAGCCCTGTTCATCATTGCTGGTTCCAACCCCAAGCTTCAGCCATATGTAATATAATGCCAATATTACAAGACACAACACAatgatttaagatttttttgcCCCCATTGCCATCTAAAGACATCCAAACAAAGGctcatttccaattttttgtagGGTGGATGGTCAATTTATTGGTCCTTTGTAGCGTCACCAACAGTGGGTGCAAGAAAGAAACAACACATTGTTATTGTTCAATAATTGCAGGATTGCTCAAGTTAGACACATTAACTTTTGGATTTTCACAATGAGTACGTCCAAAGAGATCTAGGCATCATCAAcaccctttttttctctcttgggTAAACACCAAAATGTGGTATCAATATCATTTATGAAAATTCTATTCCAAACTTTAAATATAAGtctatgattaaatttttactattaaacaaatatacaaataaataagatttagatACAAACAAaggaaactaaaatataaaaaaaaaaaatcatgaattaaatCCGCATCAACGAACTTTTAATTTGAAcgattcaaattgaaatttggattgttaaAAATGATAGTACAATCATATGAGATTGTTTTTCCATTGGTCATTATATTTTTCTCCATCTCATTGATTGTCTATTTATATAATCCTCTATACACATGTGTTTCTATTATTTGTCGAAGTTACggaaatcttcaaataattttgactTTTAACAAGAAGTGAAGTTTGTGATTGCCAAAACTCGGGATGCTTGTTTATCTGTTTTAGGGATCGTGATACAAATGAATGAaacaatataagaaaaatatacgatcaaaatataaaataattgaaccaatatacaaaataatgacACTCAAACAGAGCAATGAGACTCTATTTTCATACATGACATTACTTAAATGGCGATGCTTTTtcaatagatataaaaaaaaattacctttcaATATTACCCTGAGCAGATCCAAGatataaatatgagataaatttagaaatgaaaaatgagaatattataataaaactaTTGTTATAAGGTAGAAAGAAAGGGACTTATAGTAACCATGTGACGACTTTAGTTTGGTTGGGTTGCACTCTCACTTGAATACATTCCATCTTTTTATCTCCAAATGCATTTACCTCTAATACTTGTACAACAAGAAATCTTTAAGAACAGTTACTCCCATCCCATACATGTCCCTACGCCAGTCAGCCTCTCAGAAGATTACATTTCgttttctcttccttctccGCCCTGCTTCCAAAATTACATCCAAAGGCAACCTCCATACTTGGCTCACAAGCTACACAGATCGCCCATTATTGTTTACATGAACCATTATTATAATTGAGAAGCTATCACTTAGTGTTTACTTCTACTCCATGTACTTGTCCCGTATTCAGAGCTGGGTCCATGGCACACATCCAAGTGGCTCTAAACTATTCATATTGTTCATGTCGTAGTAGTAGTGTCTACCTGCCGACCGCTTAGTTATCGACTTGGACCTGTTCAAATTTGATAAGAAAATGGGCTTAGATTATCGAGGGCATATCAAATGTTTATTAGACTAAGTTACCATGCCATGAATAAATGGTCAATGGGGGTGGGTGATACCaaagttttagaattttgaagaaaatcagCAGTGCCAATGAGACTGCAGTGAACACAAGGTTTTAAAGTCATATACTAATATTCTTTATTGGAATGCGGCATGTGGCAAATAAAAGAGTCTCTGTGTAAGGACGCTTACTTGTTGGGGTTCCTGTTCGGTTGGCGATTGAACTACCCGGATTTGAATTTTCACCATCCAAATTTAGTACGTTTGTTCAAAGGCTGGGTATCTGCATTTGACATGGGCAACTGCGACTTTAAATGCTTGGTTAACAAATTGAGAATAGGGGTAATTTTATTCGATTATCTAACAAAATATTtgtaaagtaaaaatatatgtaaatggaaattcattttttatattttaaattatattatactattttaaaatatttattattttatgtatttttagaaattaagaaaaaggaaaaaaaatcttacatcATATATCGGCATGTAATTTTTGTagtcttttttccttttcttcacgGGAGCACTTGCTGGGACAATTACACATACGTTGCCAAAAAGGGTAATTAGAAGAGGAATGGATAGAAAAGTACTAAATTATAAGAGAAATGGGAAGGGAAAGTATTCAGCACGTGAGCAGCGAGTGGCTTTAGCGACGGTGCCTTTATATGGGATTCGCCTCCGGCAACGAGACAAGGAAACCAACGTCATCATTCCAAGAACCGGAGCGAAACTGAATCAGTTTATCCCCGATATTTCTGCCTCTCTCGGCATTTCTTTACGAAAATTTAAAAAGCGCCGATACGGGCGCTTTCTTCTCTGCTCATCTGGACTCGGCTGCAGAGACAAAACGTTCTCTGGTCAGCTTGAATTTGGTTTGCGATTGAACGGAGTTTGACTCGAGTACATAGAGGTTTTGGAATCGGAAATTTGAGTTTGAAATGGATGGAAAGTGGAGATTCAATCGGTTCAAGCTGCGGGCAGCGATGACAATGGTGGTGATGTCATTGCTTCACCAGCATCTGAGACTCTGTTGGTGTCTCAACAGCGAAGGTACTGCTGAATTCTACATGCCTGTAAAGTTTTGGAGTTTTCAAGAACTGCATTCAGCTATAAAGCGTGTTTATTGTGTGAATTGCAGGTTTGGCACTGTTGAAATTTCGGGAGAGTGTGGTAAAAGATCCATTTGGTGCTTTGTCGGATTGGAACGACAGTGGTGGCGAGGTTGATCACTGTTCCTGGTTCGGAGTCGAGTGCTCGGACGGAAAAGTTGTTATCTTGTGAGTAGTTCTTTGGTGAAATTGTTATTCGTTATTGATACTGCGATTTTGCTTGGCAAAGTTTCTTGACATTTCACCTTCGTTTGGCTCTCGGGAAAGTCGacacaaaaaaggaaaatgcttaagaaattaatcaaatttttagGCATTTTCAAGTTGTTTTTTATCGATCAAAGGTCAGAGGCATGGACCTGGACGAATCTATGCTATGATTTctgatgtaatttttttttctctcctattTCTTAATTGTTGCCATAAAAACATTCAGAATCGTGTAACTCTGAATTCCAATGGGATTcagaaaacatcatattttatttgctGTTAGAATCACTTTGTCAATCCCTTTATGGGTAGAGTATGAGAAGTTGCAATGCTCCCAAACTACATATACTTCCCTCAGGAACTTATTGATAAAGCATATGTAAGTAAAAGGGACATTGTTCAATGCTTTACATGGCCATAATATTGTCTTTGGGTCAAAGAATTTTAAGATTCAAACTAATATCGTTTTTAGGGTAGCGACTAGGGGCAGATCTGTGAATGTTTCAGGTTTGCTTGAGTTTCATGTTGTACCTGAAAAATTAACACTACCGGGGGGGAAGGAAACTGTCCAAACTCAGATGATGTGAAGTCCTTTTGGaagtaataaaatgaaaaatattcaatGCTGTATGCATAAAGATCATGTTGTAAATGGTTAGAAATAATCTAGACATGAATGGAGGaatcttttcattttctaatgCTGTTTTTTGGTTTGTTGCATATCAAAGGTATTGTCCTCATTTGGATGCCTTTGAGTTTTCTTTTCATCCTTTTTAAAGTCGGTGTTGATGGAGTAGGTCTTCGAActttttatgttgttttatgGTTTATCACAGATCAAGGGTGcctttcttaattttatttttcattttcattttacccTAAAGttctacatatattttttacttgtagGAATTTGAGAGATCTCTGTCTCGTAGGAAAAATGGCACCTGAAGTTGGGAAGTTGGCTTTTATAAAATCTATGTAAGCATATATTACTATGTTCAATCAATTTTACaagcattattttttaattattttgtttatatgctGGTTTGGTTTGCATGTCTCCTATGTAGTATTCTACGGAATAATTCTTTCTCCGGAAACATTCCTAAAGAGATTGGAGAGTTGAAGGAGCTGGAGGTGTTGGACCTGGGTTACAATAACTTTAGTGGATCATTCCCATCTGATTTTGGCAATAATCAGTCCCTGACAATCCTGTAAGTTGCTCTTTCAACCTTTTAATATAATCACCTGGTTTTCTTGTTCTTTACTTACTCCATCTTCTGATCATTATTGCAGTTTATTGGACAATAATGAGTTCCTTGGCAGCATATCTCCTGAAATCTACGAGCTTAAGATGCTTTCTGAATATCAGGTTGATGAAAACCAGCTATCTAGTGCTGCTTCAGGACCAACTGGCAAAAGTAGATCTATTTCTGGGTAAGTACAGACCatcaatttgaatttatttttcctattaacATTAATGTAGGATATTTTCTGTAAACTATACATCTCCTTCGgttttcagaaaatttgaggtGAAGGAATTGAAAATGCTTAGAGTACTTTAGAAAGGAAGCATCTTTTGATCATTTTAGAAgcatttccttcattttgttCTCTTGAGCTAAGAGGGTAAAAGTCTGTTTGGCTAGTGGAATACTGAACTTCAATAATTGGACAAGAATTTTCACATACCAGGCAAGTAACCTTGTGGATGGTTTGGATTTAAGGTGTTtgtcacacacacacacacacgtgtgtatgtgtgtgtgtgtgtattcaGAGCTGtgatttttccttctttaatgtCAAGTTTGGAACAGTTGCCTTAGTACATTAGAACTTCAGAATAAGAGAAGAATTAATACGTTGTTGTTTGAATGGGGTTACTAGTGACATTCATGGATTATTAAATAATACGTGTCAAACTTGTTTCATGCATTATGTTTATTGAGGCTTTTAGAATGGTCTTTAACTGCCCCTGCAGCTGTACCATGGTACAAACAAGAAATTCAAATGTAGTTCTTGTGATCTTGATTTGACTTGTTTACAGTGGTTTTCAAGAAAACATGTTTGTATATTATTTCCTGCATCTGCCTTATGACAACTGCTTTTATCTCTGTTAGGGACACTGCTCAACCTCGAGATGTATCTTATAGGAGGGTGCTGCAGGTGGTGGATGCTGTGGGTCCACccaaagaaagggaaaaaaatgtgaaaagtgGATTTGAGTCATTACCATTGTCTTCACCTTCTTTGTCACCATCGCCCTCAGCTTCTTTGTCACCATCATCCTCAGCTTCTTTGTCACTATCACCCTCACCTTCTTTTTCATCATCACTATCACCATTTTTACCCTCAGACTCACCCTCGGCTCCTCCATCACCATCTCCAGCAGAGTTTTCGTTATCTTCCCCTGCAGCATCTCCCTTTACAAAATTTTGGCCGGGTCCACTCTCACCCAAACTACCACCAAGTCCAGCTTCACCAGTTCCATCAAATCCACCAATGATTGTTTCTGCACCCCCATCCAATTCAGCTCTAGTGCCTTCCCCTGCTCCAGCTCCTAGTCCAATGCTCAATAAAAGTTCTTATGGGAAGAATTATACAGTTCTAATTTTGTCTGGAGTTTTGGGGAGTTCTTTAGTCATATTTATTTCAGCCATGGGCATTATCTTCTGTAGAAGCCATAAGGTGGTTACCGTCAAGCCTTGGGCCACAGGTCTAAGCGGGCAGCTGCAGAAAGCATTTGTAACAGGTTAGTCTTCTTCCCATGAGAAAAAAGGATTTATCAATTGTTTGCATTCTGAGAAAATTTAGGACTCCATGTACACAATAGGACAATTTGTTAACAGCCCAACAGCATAGCTGAATGTACAGTGGAGTGTGGGAGTCTGGTTAGTTGGTGCCCAATGGCCATCAACCTATTACAGTTTGAAGGTTTTCTTTGGATCTCCTAGAAAGCATGCGAGGAAGGATAAGGAAAAGGAAGGAAACGGAAATAAAATAACAGTACAAACTTGAGCTCGATATACTTTTCTCCGtactttctccaatttttatttacttcataAATAGAGattcaataatttgaaaatgtacgagttttataattttcattatattttattatacttaTTCCACCACAATCAAACAGCAGAACTCAAgattctttcctattttatctttttctttctttttctagtaCTTTCTGACATCCAAATGGAATCTAGGGATTTCTTTGCCCCCTCTATCTCAACTGTAGAGTAAACAGTTTATGATTATCCTCTTATGGTTGTATTTCCTAATAAGAACCATGGATAGAGACTCTCAATGCCTGCATTTGGGCAAGTGTAGAATGCAAATGTCATCTTTTAATCCATCCACTCTGGTGTAAGCATTCCTGCTGTTTCAATGTATGTGTCTATATGTTCACATTTGAGAGTGCATTTCAGGTGTACCAAAGCTCAATCGAGCAGAACTCGAAACAGCTTGTGAAGATTtcagcaatataattggttctCTATCAGATGGCACTGTGTACAAAGGAACTCTTTCAAGTGGAGTTGAAATAGCAGTGACATCTAGTGGAGTGGCATCTCTTGGAGACTGGTCAAAGAATTTAGAAGCCCAGTTCAGAAAGAAGGTACTTTAAACCCAAATTTCACCAAACCTTATGTATCATCCATCCATTTGTGAATCTTACTGTTAGTTTTGGTTACTATTTCAGATAGACACGTTATCAAAAGTGAACCACAAGAATTTTGTGAACCTTATTGGGTTTTGTGAAGAGGATAAGCCTTTTACGAGAATGATGGTTTTTGAATATGCTCCTAATGGAACGCTCTTTGAGCATCTGCACAGTGAGTATCTAGCTTTCCTCAATATATACAGCCATGCAGCATATTTTTCAAGGAAATATGTACTTCATTTAGTATATCATGATCTATTGCATAAACCAACATATGTGAATATGCCTGAGAAGAAGCATTTTCTATTTTCCCCACATTTATGGAAAATGAGATAAGTATGCAGAGGACTCATCTTTTAACAGTTTCCACTTCATGCAACTCAAATAACTGACTGGGTGATCATCACAGCCAAAAGAGTTTCATTCCCTTGGAAAACTCATTAACTTGATTTGGGATTTAATCAAGTGTCAATATATAAGGTTCAATTAATCCATCTTCACTACTAAAGTTTGGTTCACTCTGATTCCTTTCCAAATCATAATCATTAAAAACTGTGTTTAACCTTCAATTGTCAGCTGCAAAAAGTGAGTCATATCCTGTAGGGTCAGCCACCATAATGTTCTGTGTCAAGGTGGTTGGAACTCATTACTGCTGACTACACCTGCATTTTAGGGCAATTATCTAAGTTCATAATGTACCCTGTCATGGTGCAAACAACCGCATTGACTGTAGAAGACATGTGCCAAATCATGCATTAACCATTAAACATATAATGACCGAAGATAAATGTAGTGTTTGTATGGTTGGTTGATTTTGGATTGGGAACATGTTGCAGTAAAGGAAGCAGAGCACTTAGACTGGGGAATGCGGCTGCGGATAGCTATGGGCTTGGCATACTGCCTTGAATATATGCACCAGCTGAATCCACCCATAGCCCACCAAAAGCTACAATCTTCCTCTATATATCTGACCGAAGATTATGCAGCAAAAATATCAGACTTCAGTTTCTGGAATGAGGTAACTGCAGCAAAGATGGGATCAGTTGTCATGGAGCTCTTGGAAACCCCATCAGCAGATCCAGAGAGTAACGTTTACAGCTTGGGGGTAATATTGTTTGAGATGATAACAGGCAGGCTCCCATACTCTGTGGACAATGGTCCT
The sequence above is drawn from the Vitis riparia cultivar Riparia Gloire de Montpellier isolate 1030 chromosome 6, EGFV_Vit.rip_1.0, whole genome shotgun sequence genome and encodes:
- the LOC117916086 gene encoding inactive receptor-like serine/threonine-protein kinase At2g40270 gives rise to the protein MDGKWRFNRFKLRAAMTMVVMSLLHQHLRLCWCLNSEGLALLKFRESVVKDPFGALSDWNDSGGEVDHCSWFGVECSDGKVVILNLRDLCLVGKMAPEVGKLAFIKSIILRNNSFSGNIPKEIGELKELEVLDLGYNNFSGSFPSDFGNNQSLTILLLDNNEFLGSISPEIYELKMLSEYQVDENQLSSAASGPTGKSRSISGDTAQPRDVSYRRVLQVVDAVGPPKEREKNVKSGFESLPLSSPSLSPSPSASLSPSSSASLSLSPSPSFSSSLSPFLPSDSPSAPPSPSPAEFSLSSPAASPFTKFWPGPLSPKLPPSPASPVPSNPPMIVSAPPSNSALVPSPAPAPSPMLNKSSYGKNYTVLILSGVLGSSLVIFISAMGIIFCRSHKVVTVKPWATGLSGQLQKAFVTGVPKLNRAELETACEDFSNIIGSLSDGTVYKGTLSSGVEIAVTSSGVASLGDWSKNLEAQFRKKIDTLSKVNHKNFVNLIGFCEEDKPFTRMMVFEYAPNGTLFEHLHIKEAEHLDWGMRLRIAMGLAYCLEYMHQLNPPIAHQKLQSSSIYLTEDYAAKISDFSFWNEVTAAKMGSVVMELLETPSADPESNVYSLGVILFEMITGRLPYSVDNGPSSDWASDYLKMDQPSREMVDPTLKSFQEEELEKLLQVVKDCVHPDPSQRPTMREVTARLKEITTMGPDGATPKLSPLWWAELEIMSSEAS